One genomic segment of Synchiropus splendidus isolate RoL2022-P1 chromosome 16, RoL_Sspl_1.0, whole genome shotgun sequence includes these proteins:
- the otomp gene encoding otolith matrix protein 1 encodes MELEAFLLLPLLLVSCASHHKATVSWCVVSDAELQKCLDLAGNATARNIRGTLECVRGLDARDCMDKIKNGTADAASMFADDIYAASLCHGLELAAGESHNGVDGISYYVVAMARRSSSDLSLLEMHERSSCHPGMRTTVGWTVPIGYLVNTSQISVGEQCNFPRAVGQFFGYSCVPGVKDPKHDPRGNNPKNLCEACIGDENDRHICANNHRERHYGEAGALRCVAENLGDVAFIKHTTIYENLDGKNQESWALDLELEDLKLLCPDGTDAGLDEFQHCHLAAVPANGVVVRLEDKCRVWKFLERLQNVFGNATEGFRLFSSAGYAEPDLLFSDATHHLQRVVGSCASWLGRSYTAVLQAFECEGFC; translated from the exons ATGGAGCTGGAGGctttcctgctgctgcctctcctgcTGGTCTCTTGTGCGTCCCACCATAAGGCGACAG TGTCCTGGTGTGTGGTCTCGGATGCGGAGCTGCAGAAGTGTCTTGACCTGGCTGGCAACGCCACTGCTCGGAATATAAGAGGAACTTTGGAGTGTGTTCGGGGACTGGACGCGAGGGATTGTATGGACAAGATAAAG AATGGCACGGCAGACGCGGCCTCCATGTTTGCCGACGACATCTACGCGGCCAGTCTTTGTCATGGCCTGGAGCTGGCTGCAGGGGAGTCCCACAACGGAGTTG ACGGGATCAGCTACTACGTGGTAGCCATGGCCCGACGCTCCTCATCGGACCTGTCCCTGCTGGAGATGCACGAgcgcagctcctgccaccccgGGATGAGGACCACGGTGGGCTGGACGGTACCCATCGGCTACCTGGTCAACACGTCCCAGATCAGTGTGGGGGAGCAGTGCAACTTCCCCAGGG CTGTGGGGCAGTTCTTTGGTTACAGCTGTGTGCCAGGAGTCAAGGACCCCAAACACGACCCGCGCGGAAACAACCCCAAGAACCTGTGCGAGGCCTGTATCGGCGACGAGAATGACCGACACATTTGTGCCAACAACCACAGAGAGAGACACTACGGAGAGGCCGGAGCCCTGAG GTGTGTGGCAGAGAATCTCGGTGACGTGGCGTTCATCAAGCACACGACCATATATGAGAATCTTGACG GAAAGAACCAGGAATCATGGGCCCTGGACTTGGAGCTAGAAGATCTGAAGCTCCTGTGTCCAGATGGTACCGACGCGGGGCTGGATGAGTTCCAGCATTGCCACCTGGCGGCGGTACCTGCTAATGGCGTGGTGGTTCGGCTGGAGGATAAATGCCGCGTCTGGAAGTTCCTGGAGCGGCTGCAG AACGTGTTTGGCAACGCCACCGAGGGCTTCCGTCTGTTCAGCTCGGCGGGCTACGCCGAACCCGATCTGCTCTTCAGCGACGCCACCCACCACCTGCAGAGGGTGGTGGGGAGCTGCGCCTCCTGGCTGGGCCGCTCTTACACCGCCGTGCTTCAGGCCTTCGAGTGTGAGG GCTTCTGCTGA
- the acvr1l gene encoding activin receptor type-1 has product MGCCGVHVLLLLLFLQLLRLPVDASDGQLVCLCDGTKYSQASQCRGTRCFSSVKYENDAMVFEHGCLNGTEKTRLHCSTPPLHRQAIFCCSHDMCNDKSTRSDLLSLLPTVPREEPVRYCVEMVALFVLAPVVVLVLLSLLSVLACRRLHHGRLQRLQEFDTEQGAVDGLISSNVGDSTLADLLDHSCTSGSGSGLPFLVQRTVARQISLVECVGKGRYGEVWRGQWQGENVAVKIFSSRDEKSWFRETEIYNTVLLRHENILGFMASDMTSRNSSTQLWLITHYHENGSLYDYLQRVAVETAEGLAMAASIACGLVHLHTEIFGTEGKPAIAHRDLKSKNILVTKELRCCIADLGLAVTHSQTDNLLDVGNNPKVGTKRYMAPEVLEESIQTDCFDAYKRVDIWAFGLVLWEVARRTYSNGIVEEYKPPFYDQVPNDPSFEDMRKVVCVEQQRPFIPNRWFSDPTLSALVKLMKECWYQNPSARLTALRIKKTLDKIHSSLEKGKES; this is encoded by the exons ATGGGGTGTTGTGGCGTCcatgtcctgctgctgctgctcttcctgcAGCTACTGCGACTGCCTGTTGACGCCTCAG ATGGACAACTGGTGTGTCTGTGCGACGGCACCAAGTATTCGCAGGCCTCCCAGTGTCGCGGCACACGCTGTTTCTCGTCGGTCAAATACGAGAACGATGCGATGGTTTTTGAGCATGGCTGCTTGAATGGGACGGAGAAGACGCGTTTGCATTGCTCCACGCCTCCGCTGCACCGGCAGGCTATTTTCTGCTGTTCCCATGACATGTGCAACGACAAGTCCACCAGGAGCGACTTACTGTCCCTGCTTCCAACCG TCCCACGGGAAGAGCCAGTTCGCTACTGTGTGGAGATGGTGGCGCTCTTTGTCCTGGCGCCGGTGGTTGTTCTGGTGCTGCTCTCCTTGTTGTCCGTCCTGGCGTGCAGGAGGCTGCACCACGGTCGTCTGCAGCGGCTGCAGGAGTTTGACACAGAGCAGGGAGCGGTGGACGGACTCATAAGCTCCAACGTGGGAGACAGCACATTAGCG GATCTGTTGGATCACTCGTGCACATCAGGCAGTGGATCTGGACTTCCTTTCCTGGTCCAGAGAACTGTTGCCCGGCAGATCAGTCTGGTggagtgtgtgg GTAAAGGCCGGTACGGAGAGGTGTGGCGAGGACAGTGGCAGGGTGAGAACGTGGCAGTGAAAATCTTCTCATCCCGAGATGAAAAGTCCTGGTTTAGAGAGACGGAGATCTACAACACAGTGCTGCTGAGGCACGAAAACATTCTGG GCTTCATGGCCTCCGACATGACGTCTCGTAACTCCAGCACCCAGCTGTGGCTCATCACCCACTACCATGAGAACGGCTCGCTGTATGACTACCTGCAGCGCGTCGCCGTGGAGACGGCGGAAGGCTTGGCGATGGCTGCCTCGATAGCGTGCGGCTTGGTGCACCTGCACACCGAGATCTTCGGCACGGAGGGGAAGCCCGCCATCGCTCACCGAGACCTGAAGAGCAAGAACATCCTGGTCACCAAGGAGCTGCGCTGCTGTATCGCTGACCTGG GGCTGGCGGTGACCCACTCTCAGACCGACAACCTCCTGGATGTAGGCAACAACCCCAAGGTGGGCACGAAGCGCTACATGGCCCCCGAAGTTCTGGAGGAGAGCATCCAGACCGACTGCTTCGACGCCTACAAGCGAGTGGACATCTGGGCCTTCGGCCTGGTGCTGTGGGAGGTGGCCAGACGCACCTACAGCAACG GAATTGTGGAAGAATACAAGCCTCCCTTCTACGACCAAGTGCCAAACGACCCGAGCTTCGAGGACATGAGGAAGGTGGtgtgtgtggagcagcagaggccTTTCATTCCCAACCgctggttctccgacccg ACTCTCTCCGCTCTGGTGAAGCTGATGAAGGAGTGCTGGTACCAGAACCCGTCCGCCCGGCTCACGGCGCTGCGCATCAAGAAGACCTTGGACAAGATCCACAGCTCGCTGGAGAAAGGCAAGGAGTCGTGA
- the d2hgdh gene encoding D-2-hydroxyglutarate dehydrogenase, mitochondrial isoform X1 has translation MSGTLRLSTLRLLSSRSSVCSPARLTNRCQARTRRLHSSAGHALPRLPFSTVTPEDVDFFKTVLPGRVVTDPDLLESSNVDWLKSVKGSSEVLLRPQTTEEVSQILRFCNSRNLAVNTQGGNTGLVGGSVPVYDEIILSTALMNNVLSFDNISGILTCQSGCVLENLSSYLEEREHVMPLDLGAKGSCHIGGNVATNAGGLRLLRYGSLHGTVLGIEVVLASGQVLDCLATLRKDNTGYDLKQLFIGSEGTLGVITAVSILCPRKPRSVNVVFLGCETFPQLLRTFQLARGMLGEILSAFEFLDAECMRLLNTHLRLLNPISESPFYVLIETSGSDPEHDGAKLHAFLEQAMTSSLVADGTVATEESKIKALWSLRERVTEALTHDGFTYKYDVSLPVEKIYQLVLDMRAHLGDRAKSVVGYGHVGDGNLHLNITSPARDPALLAAIEPFVYQWTSGCQGSVSAEHGLGLKKRNYIYYSKARPAVALMRDIKTMMDPRGILNPYKTLPDDLQ, from the exons ATGTCTGGAACACTCCGACTGTCCACGCTCAGACTcctcagcagccgcagcagcgtcTGCTCTCCAGCCAGGCTGACCAACCGGTGCCAGGCCCGAACCCGCCGGCTGCACTCCAGCGCGGGTCATGCCCTGCCCAGACTGCCGTTCTCCACGGTGACACCCGAGGACGTGGACTTCTTCAAGACCGTGTTACCCGGCCGGGTGGTCACCGACCCCGACCTGCTGGAGTCCAGTAACGTGGACTGGCTGAAGTCGGTGAAAG GCTCCAGTGAAGTTCTGCTACGGCCCCAGACCACAGAGGAAGTCTCTCAGATCCTCAG GTTCTGCAACAGTCGTAATCTGGCGGTGAACACTCAGGGGGGGAACACGGGTCTGGTGGGGGGCAGCGTGCCGGTGTACGATGAGATCATTCTGTCCACGGCGCTCATGAACAACGTCCTGAGCTTCGACAACATTTCCG GAATCCTCACCTGCCAGTCCGGCTGCGTCCTGGAGAACCTCTccagctacctggaggagcggGAGCACGTCATGCCGCTGGACCTGGGCGCCAAAGGCAGCTGCCACATCGGGGGGAACGTGGCCACCAATGCCGGCGGCCTCCGGCTGCTGCGCTATGGCTCCCTGCACGGGACGGTTCTGGGCATAGAAGTG gtgttggCGAGTGGCCAGGTGTTGGACTGTCTGGCCACTCTGCGCAAAGACAACACGGGGTACGACCTGAAACAGCTCTTCATCGGCTCGGAGGGGACGCTGGGCGTCATCACCGCCGTCTCCATCCTGTGTCCTCGCAAGCCTCGCTCCGTCAACGTGGTGTTCTTAG GCTGTGAAACCTTCCCCCAGCTGCTGCGGACCTTCCAGCTGGCCCGAGGCATGCTGGGAGAGATTCTGTCCGCCTTCGAGTTCCTGGACGCCGAGTGTATGAGGCTGCTGAACACACACCTGAGGCTGCTCAACCCCATCtctg AGAGCCCGTTCTACGTCCTCATAGAGACGTCGGGGTCCGACCCCGAACACGACGGAGCGAAGCTGCACGCCTTCTTGGAGCaggcgatgacatcatcactggtgGCTGACGGAACCGTAGCCAcggaggagtccaaaatcaag GCACTGTGGTCACTGCGTGAACGAGTCACTGAGGCTTTGACTCACGATGGCTTCACCTACAAGTACGACGTCTCCCTGCCCGTGGAGAAGATTTACCAGCTGGTGCTGGACATGAGGGCGCACCTGGGGGACCGGGCCAAGAGCGTGGTGGGCTACGGTCACGTGG GAGATGGAAACCTCCACCTGAACATCACCTCTCCTGCCAGAGACCCGGCGCTGCTGGCTGCCATTGAGCCCTTCGTCTACCAGTGGACGTCCGGCTGCCAGGGCAGCGTCAGCGCAGAGCATGGTCTGGGTCTGAAGAAGAGGAACTACATCTACTACAGCAAAGCCCGGCCGGCCGTGGCGCTGATGCGGGACATCAAGACCATGATGGACCCGCGAGGGATCCTCAACCCGTACAAGACTCTGCCGGACGACCTCCAGTGA
- the d2hgdh gene encoding D-2-hydroxyglutarate dehydrogenase, mitochondrial isoform X2, which produces MNNVLSFDNISGILTCQSGCVLENLSSYLEEREHVMPLDLGAKGSCHIGGNVATNAGGLRLLRYGSLHGTVLGIEVVLASGQVLDCLATLRKDNTGYDLKQLFIGSEGTLGVITAVSILCPRKPRSVNVVFLGCETFPQLLRTFQLARGMLGEILSAFEFLDAECMRLLNTHLRLLNPISESPFYVLIETSGSDPEHDGAKLHAFLEQAMTSSLVADGTVATEESKIKALWSLRERVTEALTHDGFTYKYDVSLPVEKIYQLVLDMRAHLGDRAKSVVGYGHVGDGNLHLNITSPARDPALLAAIEPFVYQWTSGCQGSVSAEHGLGLKKRNYIYYSKARPAVALMRDIKTMMDPRGILNPYKTLPDDLQ; this is translated from the exons ATGAACAACGTCCTGAGCTTCGACAACATTTCCG GAATCCTCACCTGCCAGTCCGGCTGCGTCCTGGAGAACCTCTccagctacctggaggagcggGAGCACGTCATGCCGCTGGACCTGGGCGCCAAAGGCAGCTGCCACATCGGGGGGAACGTGGCCACCAATGCCGGCGGCCTCCGGCTGCTGCGCTATGGCTCCCTGCACGGGACGGTTCTGGGCATAGAAGTG gtgttggCGAGTGGCCAGGTGTTGGACTGTCTGGCCACTCTGCGCAAAGACAACACGGGGTACGACCTGAAACAGCTCTTCATCGGCTCGGAGGGGACGCTGGGCGTCATCACCGCCGTCTCCATCCTGTGTCCTCGCAAGCCTCGCTCCGTCAACGTGGTGTTCTTAG GCTGTGAAACCTTCCCCCAGCTGCTGCGGACCTTCCAGCTGGCCCGAGGCATGCTGGGAGAGATTCTGTCCGCCTTCGAGTTCCTGGACGCCGAGTGTATGAGGCTGCTGAACACACACCTGAGGCTGCTCAACCCCATCtctg AGAGCCCGTTCTACGTCCTCATAGAGACGTCGGGGTCCGACCCCGAACACGACGGAGCGAAGCTGCACGCCTTCTTGGAGCaggcgatgacatcatcactggtgGCTGACGGAACCGTAGCCAcggaggagtccaaaatcaag GCACTGTGGTCACTGCGTGAACGAGTCACTGAGGCTTTGACTCACGATGGCTTCACCTACAAGTACGACGTCTCCCTGCCCGTGGAGAAGATTTACCAGCTGGTGCTGGACATGAGGGCGCACCTGGGGGACCGGGCCAAGAGCGTGGTGGGCTACGGTCACGTGG GAGATGGAAACCTCCACCTGAACATCACCTCTCCTGCCAGAGACCCGGCGCTGCTGGCTGCCATTGAGCCCTTCGTCTACCAGTGGACGTCCGGCTGCCAGGGCAGCGTCAGCGCAGAGCATGGTCTGGGTCTGAAGAAGAGGAACTACATCTACTACAGCAAAGCCCGGCCGGCCGTGGCGCTGATGCGGGACATCAAGACCATGATGGACCCGCGAGGGATCCTCAACCCGTACAAGACTCTGCCGGACGACCTCCAGTGA